The window CGACGACAGCGAACGCAGCTTCAGGTTTCCTCGCTCTGCTTGCCTCGCTTCTCTGCGTCGTCTCCTCGGGTTCGGCATCATCGCAACGCACAGGGTTGGCGCCTGAGTGATAAATCCTCCTGGCTGGCTCCGCTGGATGAGGCGCGCCGCGCGTCCTCTGCGCCCCGGCGTGCGCCCCGGCGTGCGCCTCCTCTCTCACGAAGTCCTGGTACCGTTTCTTCACGACCACGAACTTGACCCGGTCGACCTGTCTGACCACAGCCACGCTGTTCACCAGCTCCTTGAACAGCTCCCTGctgcgctgctgctcctccgggTCGGAGGAGCCGCCGATCAGGCTCCTGAAGCCGCGCAGCAGCTCCGAGTTCCTCGCCTCGCCGCCGCGCTGCAGCAGGAAAGAGAGAATGGATTCCTGCGTCAAAGCCATTTCTCACCAAACAGCGCAGAAAGCAAGCGAGCCTGGATAAGCTCCTCGTcctcagcgccccccccctccccctgtgtTGTCCCTGCACCAACCTGCTGCTTCCGGCGCCtctccataccccccccccggcggtgGGGTTACGTCACACTGTTGGGAAGATCAATGTCAAAGACGTTCAATAGATggaacacaaaatacatttttgggtGTGCACTTGCACATTTATGATagagttaccccccccccccacacacacacacatttagtgcTGTATATTGTCTTTATATATAAAGTGTAAAAAACAGCACACCATTAATTATAATTTGTATAAGATGCACCTGTGTTGCTTAAATCTAACAGTCTGGTGTCAATTTTCACTTTAATATCAGAGATGTGTACTGACTTAAAACGATTTAAATAATGCATCTATATAagatcaatgaaataaataaaaaatgtattattaaaacAGCTATCAACAACAAATAAAGTGAGTTTATTGAATGAATAGTGTAAATAAACGTGTTCCACTAAAATAATAGATCAGGTGAACATCTAACACGACAACAGCAGTGAGCCAAATGTAAAGAACCATAATATTACATATACTGTAAAATTTACAGTATAAATAGTGTACTGTACTATAATTTACAGTGTAAATCAATATACATTTCCTCTTCTGAATTATTACAATCCATATTACTCTCTCAAACTCATGTTTGAAATCAACACCCAGGCTATCAATTCTTTAATTTTTTGGGGCCATctgatgaaaacacaaacgtTATCGCTGATCAGAAAAACACTGAGAATCTACCGATAAAGATGCTTTTATTGATCCCGGAGGACATTTGGGGATAATCTATAGACGGATGGTTGGAGCCATTCCTTCCatctgtatatttatttttgcaatacataaataaaactgtaaCTGCCCCCCCACTCGTGCTGCATGGAGCTGACGTCAGAGGAGTTGTAGTGTAATGTCAGCATCCAGCACCAGGGGGGGGTGTTTCCTCCGAAGAGGCCATATTGACGGAAGCTGCTCCGTCCCCGTTACTCGCGCAAAGAGCCGGCCCGGTGGATGATTCCTCCACAGCTCCGTCTGACGATGGCGGCCAGCGAGGCTGCTCTTTACGCAGTAAGTAACGAGGATCTCCTGTCCTGGGCATGGATGAATCAGGTTCCTGTTAGAGGTGGGGTGGTGGAGAGAATGTCCGCAGCGTGATCTGTTAATGAACGGGAGGGGGGTTAAGCTGCGGTTGATCCATCAGAAATGAATGATGCGTGGAGACGCGCAGAAACAGCGCATCATGAAGCAGAAAGACATGCTAGCAGCGTCATCCTCTCacaggtgtgtgcgtgacgCGCAGGGCAGGATGAGCACAGGCGCGTCGTGGCTGCGGGTCGATAATCTAAGTCTCGTTGTTTGCTTGTAAATGATGGAGGGACCTGTTAAATCAATGTAGTGCGCGCTGCGCGTCCACAGCCGGCCTAAGcctttatgcccccccccccaatactaGCTGGTCATGTGTTTACTGTAAAGTCAACCTCTTGTattggaattttttttaatactttggctcaaacattttgcatttgcaATATGCAAATGTGCAGAATGCCTCAACTAAAAATGAAGTGAAGTATATTTCAGTACTCACTTATACCATATCCAAATgtagaaataataatacaacttTACATTAACTAAATAGATTAGATGTATCCATGGGGGGGGGTCTAAGCAGCTTTTCAGCTCATGCTCCATCAGTGTCCAAAAGTACGTACGTCTATTTCTAAAGCGTCGAGGGCAGTGCCCAGATACGTCCGTGAATCTTGAGCGTCGACACTGACACATCCATCATGTGgaagtgaataaaaataaaatgttttagcCAACAATAAAGCAACAAAAGACCATTAAACACGTTGAAATGGTTTTAAGAACAGATGTCTTCTTTATTGTCGTACTCTGCATGGCATAAGGCTACAATGCGTTCCACTTGTGGTGCTGCACTTTGTCCTTAACACCCTGAACTCATGTACAAATACACTGTATTGTGTATGAAAGCCAAATTCAGTCAAAAGGATCCATCCATAATTGTTTGTGAGTTTGAGCATGAATGGGCCAATAGATCTCTCGTAAGTTGGGctggctctgtgtgtgagtgcgttTGTGTCACTGCGAAGGATGGAAATGAGTGCCAAACAGCTTGGATGTCCTCCCACtctgtaaaataacatttaaataaggaactctttgtgtgtgagagagaaaagagagggatagAAACAGATGAGGGTTGTATTGAGCACATCCTGATGCTCAACTTGAACATTTTGCTAGAATCTAATATCTGTGGTGGAAGAGGACTGAAAACCTCCCAGAAAGTGTCCCCATGCAAATATACATTCTAAATACTATATGTAGTATAATGCAGAATGTTTATGTACTTTGAAATATTCATGCCTTTGGAAACCACATgattataattcataattaaaagcctaaagattaaatatttattggtCATCGATGAGGTCTGACATTAAAGATCTTTATTCTTGTCAAAGcttaagtttttttttatttttttttattcctggttTTACTGCAACAATCTGGTTTGCAAAACAGAGAAAAGACTTTGTGTTGCAaacaaggaaagagagagagagagagagagagagacatgatCTCATTAGGAAAGATTGCTTTTTAGCTTGAAAGCAGAATGCAGGGATCCGACAATggaatttttatttcttttggctattcagttatttttgtcgtaaatttaaatgaatattCCAGAAATATAAAGTCATTTACTGTGATTTTGTTCCACCTGTTCCCAAACCTCAGAATGATGAAAAGCGACACCTTGAGCTCAGAGGCCTTGTGGGGTTTGACAGCCTTCCCGATCAATTGGTCAGCAAATCGGTTGCACAGGGATTCTGCTTCAACGTCCTCTGTGTAGGTACGTCTGAACCCGGGAGGAGTTCACCAGGCGAGGGTGGAACAGCACACGTGTCATTGATGTGTTCTTTCCTCTTGCCATTTTTGTTCTTCATTTTCAAGGTGAGACGGGGATAGGCAAGTCAACGCTAATGAACACTCTTTTCAATACCACGCTTGAAAATGAGGAGACCAGCCACTACGAGAGGGAGGTGCAGCTCCGCCCACAAATGTACGATCTGCAGGAGAGCAACGTCAACCTCAAGCTGACCGTCGTGCACACTGTCGGCTTTGGAGACCAGATCGACAAAGAAGAAAGGTACAGGCGTGTGCAGGCGTTTTCCTTTGGCCTTAAAATAAGAGAAACAatcctgcaaaaaaagaaggaagaacttAAAAAGGCTGTAGAAATCTTTAAACGTTCATTCATGCTGCTTTTGGTACTAAGGATGTCACCCTCTGGCTCAGAGTCCTCCGCCAAAACACGCAGAATAGAACTGGGAATGAGAAATGGTCCGTTTCTGGCGTGGGAACTGGGAAGGAAGAGAGGGATAATGGAAACGACTGGTAGAACTAATGCACGATCAATAGGCAGCTGGTTGCCTCAacaggaaagaaggaaagagcTTGCATTTCTTGGCTGCAGCGTTTGTAACGAGGCCATGGCTCTGAATCAACCAGGAAGAGGATGCTACATTCATCCGTGTGAGGGTTGAATAATGATGCTAATGCTGCGTGTTATTCGCCTGCAGCTATAAACCCATCCTCGAGTACATTGATGCCCAGTTTGAACGTTACCTTGAAGAGGAGCTGAAGATCAAGCGCTGCTTGTTTAATTGCCACGACACCAGGATCCACACCTGCCTGTACTTTATTGCACCCAATGGACACTCCCTGAAGTCCCTTGATCTCGTCACGATGAAGAAACTGGACAGCAAGGTGACCACAGAAATCAAATTCAGCGGCTTATGTTCCATCGGcctccctttgtcactcatctTTCTGCTCCTCGCAGGTCAACATCATCCCCGTCATTGCAAAGGCAGACACAGTGTCCAAGGCTGAGCTGGACAAGTTAAAAATCAAGATTATGAGCGAGCTGGTCAGCAATGGCGTGCAGATGTATCAGTTTCCCACAGAGGATGAAGCTGTCTCAGAGATCAACTCCTCAATGAACGTGAGTCCGAGAAACACTCCCGAGACACACAATCACGTTGTAACGGTGATTATAAGCAGGCAGCGCGGCGG of the Brachionichthys hirsutus isolate HB-005 chromosome 6, CSIRO-AGI_Bhir_v1, whole genome shotgun sequence genome contains:
- the LOC137895369 gene encoding septin-8-A-like isoform X2, whose protein sequence is MAASEISRKLGWLCRHLELRGLVGFDSLPDQLVSKSVAQGFCFNVLCVGETGIGKSTLMNTLFNTTLENEETSHYEREVQLRPQMYDLQESNVNLKLTVVHTVGFGDQIDKEESYKPILEYIDAQFERYLEEELKIKRCLFNCHDTRIHTCLYFIAPNGHSLKSLDLVTMKKLDSKVNIIPVIAKADTVSKAELDKLKIKIMSELVSNGVQMYQFPTEDEAVSEINSSMNAHLPFAVVGSVEDVKVGNKMVKARLYPWGSVQVENESHCDFVKLREMLLRVNMEDLRDQTHARHYELYRRCKLEEMGFKDTDPDSQSFSLQETYEAKRREFLVDLQRREEEMRQMFVNKVKATEEELKEKEKELHERFEQLKRMHHDEKKNLEEKRRELEEEMNAFNRRRVAAETLMGQSLQGCSQPFKKDKDKKK
- the LOC137895369 gene encoding septin-8-A-like isoform X1, whose amino-acid sequence is MAASEAALYANDEKRHLELRGLVGFDSLPDQLVSKSVAQGFCFNVLCVGETGIGKSTLMNTLFNTTLENEETSHYEREVQLRPQMYDLQESNVNLKLTVVHTVGFGDQIDKEESYKPILEYIDAQFERYLEEELKIKRCLFNCHDTRIHTCLYFIAPNGHSLKSLDLVTMKKLDSKVNIIPVIAKADTVSKAELDKLKIKIMSELVSNGVQMYQFPTEDEAVSEINSSMNAHLPFAVVGSVEDVKVGNKMVKARLYPWGSVQVENESHCDFVKLREMLLRVNMEDLRDQTHARHYELYRRCKLEEMGFKDTDPDSQSFSLQETYEAKRREFLVDLQRREEEMRQMFVNKVKATEEELKEKEKELHERFEQLKRMHHDEKKNLEEKRRELEEEMNAFNRRRVAAETLMGQSLQGCSQPFKKDKDKKNFFSLPSACSLTSGRNLN